TTCGACCGGAAGACAAGGCGCGGGTCTTCACGACCTCACTGTCGCTGAGGACGGGGGACGCCCGCTACGCCTGGGTCAACGATACGATCGGCGCCGTCGAGGGCATCCTCAACACGACGACCGAGCAGGCCCTCGTACGGGCCTTTGCGTGCGAGAACGAACTGGCGACCGCTCCCGTTTAAGGACGTCGCCAACCGGTTCAGGCTCGCGCGACCACCAGGGTCGTCCAGCGCTTCTCCAGCACCCGGGCGCCCTGTGGCGCCGGAACGCGCTGGCCTTTCGGATATGCGGAGATCCGCAGGGCGTCGGTTCGGGGCCGACCGGCCCGATCCCATGCAAGCAGGTAAGTCCGCATTCGTTCCACGAGCTCGGACTCGCCGCGAAGACTCACGATCGAGAGTGGCACCGGCGTCTCCCCATCCCCGATCCACGCGTCCCGTGAACGGGAGAGCGCGACCAGTCCTTTCTCGCCGAGTAAGGCCCGGGTCAACCGCTGCTTCTTGTCGCCCGCGGGCCATTCAATGAGGAGCGGGACCGCGCTTCGGTCAACGTCGGAGGCGTTCGCGTAGATGCTCAACAGGCAGGAGGCGGAATCTTGCAGGGCCAACCACAGGCTGAGGCTTCCAAATGCCTCTCGGCGTGTTGCCGTGAGGCCGGCCGGCATCTCAACGGGCGAGGCGCTCAACGCCTCGGTCAGGGCATCCGCATCGATCGGGCGATCACCATCCGCGAGAAGGAATGGCCCCGGAGTCGGTCCCAGGGGGATGACGCGCTCGGGTCCAGCAAAGGCGCCGCGCAGGGGCATGAAGCCGCAGTCGGCAACGGACGCGCTCTCGAGATGGTGCTCGTGCCGCTCGAAGGCCACCGACTGCTGAACCTGGCGAAGGCTCAAGGGCAGCACGAGCCGGCCTCCCAGAGCCAGCTGCTCGAACCAGGCCGGCGCGATGTCCCAGGCGCTGGCCGTGATGATGATGCGATCGAATGGCGCTCGCTCCGGGTATCCGTAGCCGCCGTCCGCACAGCGCACCTCAACCCGATCGAAGCCGGTCGTGGCAAGATGCTGCCGCGCCGCGAGCACCAGATCATCATCGATATCGATGGCGACGACCTGGCCGCCCTTGCCGACGATCTCCGCGATGAGCGCCGCGTTGTAGCCGGTCCCGGCGCCAATCTCGAGGACACGATAACCCGGCGCCAGCGCCAGCTGCTCGAGCATGATCGCCATGATCGCCGGCTGCGACGACGAGCTGATCGGCCTCCCGTCCGCGTGCTTGATCGGGAAGGCCCGATCGGTGTAGACGTCCTCGATGCCCACGTCGGGCAGAAAGTCATGCCTCGGCACGGTGCGGAAGGCAGCCTCGACCGCCGCCGTTCGAACATGGCCTCCCGCCTTCATGCGGTCGACTAAACGCTCGCGCAGGTCGGTCGGGCTAGCTTTCGCCCTTGCCTTTCCCGGCGACAGGTTCCTTCGGCGGCTTCTCGGGCTTTTCCGGCTTCTCGGCCTTCGGCTCGCGCTGCTTCTGAATCGGCGTCAGCTTGATCTGACCGTCGGTCAGCTCGACCAGCACGGAGTCGCCGGCGCTGAACTTCGTGGTCAGCAACGTTTCCGAGAGCGGGTCTTCGATGAGCCTCTGGATCACGCGCCGCAGCGGGCGGGCGCCGTAGATCTTGTCGTAGCCTTCCTTGGCCAGGAAATCTTTGGCCTCGGTCGTCACCTCGAGCTTCATCTCGTGCTCCTCGAGGCGCTGCGCCACCTTGATGACCAGCAGGTCGACGATCTGCCGCATCTCGGCGGGCGAGAGTGCCTTGAAGACGACGACCGCATCCACCCGGTTCAAGAATTCGGGCCGGAACGTTTTCTTGAGCTCGTCCATGATCTTCTCGCGCATCTTGCCGTGCTCTTTCTCTTCCTGGCTGGTGCTCGGCATCGAGGGCTGGAAGCCCATCGAGGTCGTCGCCTGCTGCAGGTTGGTGACACCGATGTTCGAGGTCATGATCACGATCGTGTTCGCGAAGTTGACCTGCTTGCCTTTGGCGTCGGCGAGCCGGCCGTCCTCCAGGATCTGGAGCAGCATGTTGAAGACTTCGGGATGCGCCTTTTCGATCTCATCGAACAGGACGACCGAGTAGGGCCGCCGACGGATCGCCTCGGTCAGCTGGCCGCCCTCGTCGTAGCCGACGTAGCCGGGCGGTGAACCGACCAGCCGCGCGGTCGAGTGGCGCTCCATTAACTCCGACATGTCCAGGCGGACGATCGCGTCCTCGTTATCGAAGAGGAATCGAGCCAGCT
This genomic window from Candidatus Dormiibacterota bacterium contains:
- the fxlM gene encoding methyltransferase, FxLD system; amino-acid sequence: MSPGKARAKASPTDLRERLVDRMKAGGHVRTAAVEAAFRTVPRHDFLPDVGIEDVYTDRAFPIKHADGRPISSSSQPAIMAIMLEQLALAPGYRVLEIGAGTGYNAALIAEIVGKGGQVVAIDIDDDLVLAARQHLATTGFDRVEVRCADGGYGYPERAPFDRIIITASAWDIAPAWFEQLALGGRLVLPLSLRQVQQSVAFERHEHHLESASVADCGFMPLRGAFAGPERVIPLGPTPGPFLLADGDRPIDADALTEALSASPVEMPAGLTATRREAFGSLSLWLALQDSASCLLSIYANASDVDRSAVPLLIEWPAGDKKQRLTRALLGEKGLVALSRSRDAWIGDGETPVPLSIVSLRGESELVERMRTYLLAWDRAGRPRTDALRISAYPKGQRVPAPQGARVLEKRWTTLVVARA